A genomic stretch from Antarcticibacterium flavum includes:
- the porM gene encoding type IX secretion system motor protein PorM/GldM has translation MASGKQSPRQKMINLMYLVFIAMLALNMSKEVLTAFGLLNEKLTESNQTTTQRNAAFMAGLDEKVSEQPAKYAPLKEKAVQIDELSTNFYAYIEELKAELTSKQKDMQDYESMDRADQLDEKFFVSGKNSPEGEEFLAQIRNYREGVANILGDDFPAIAQKVQNEFSTEPVENRDGREVPWLEYHYQGYPLIASITKMTQMQADVKQTENEILSAMLSGQLQSEVSLTNYQAIVIPDKTAFFSGENFKGRVVLGRVDNTLQFDNVVINGREVSSTQAGQVMLDFPAGNVGEQEIKGELQFKEGDSIVRIPVTSSYAVIPKPNSAVISADKMNVVYRGVKNPMTISIPGVGNVSANAPGLSSAGGAGKYVMDVTTVQAREVTINVSGKLPGGENVSDSKTFRIKDIPRPVGTVRGEDGAVRMQRNALEISTVGASLPDFDFELGLRVTGFKFQVSGQPTVQVRGSQLDAAAKAALRRAGRGETVQIFDIEASLTGNTSYMLKKVSPVFVELTN, from the coding sequence ATGGCGTCTGGAAAACAATCCCCTAGGCAGAAGATGATTAACCTAATGTATCTGGTTTTCATCGCTATGCTTGCTTTGAACATGTCCAAAGAGGTACTTACCGCCTTTGGATTATTAAATGAAAAATTAACTGAATCAAATCAAACTACCACTCAACGTAATGCGGCATTTATGGCCGGATTGGATGAGAAGGTGAGTGAACAGCCTGCGAAATATGCTCCGTTAAAGGAGAAGGCAGTGCAAATAGACGAATTGTCAACAAACTTCTATGCGTACATAGAAGAGTTAAAGGCTGAATTAACTTCCAAGCAAAAGGATATGCAGGACTATGAGTCCATGGACCGTGCAGACCAGCTTGATGAAAAATTCTTTGTGAGTGGTAAGAATTCTCCTGAAGGGGAAGAATTCCTTGCTCAAATAAGGAACTATCGTGAAGGTGTAGCTAATATCCTGGGAGATGATTTTCCTGCGATAGCTCAAAAAGTACAAAATGAATTTTCTACAGAGCCTGTGGAGAACAGGGACGGCAGGGAAGTGCCTTGGTTAGAATACCACTACCAGGGATATCCATTGATCGCTTCTATTACAAAAATGACCCAAATGCAGGCCGATGTAAAGCAAACTGAAAATGAGATCCTTTCAGCCATGCTTTCTGGCCAGCTTCAAAGTGAAGTATCTTTAACCAACTATCAGGCTATAGTTATACCGGACAAAACTGCGTTTTTTAGCGGAGAGAATTTTAAAGGTAGAGTAGTACTTGGTCGTGTGGATAACACGCTACAGTTTGACAATGTGGTTATTAATGGTAGAGAAGTAAGTAGTACCCAGGCGGGACAGGTTATGCTTGATTTTCCTGCAGGAAATGTTGGGGAACAGGAAATAAAAGGTGAATTACAATTCAAGGAAGGTGATTCCATTGTACGTATACCGGTGACCAGTTCTTACGCTGTAATACCAAAACCTAATTCTGCTGTTATTTCTGCAGATAAGATGAACGTGGTTTATCGTGGGGTTAAGAACCCAATGACCATCTCAATTCCGGGAGTAGGTAATGTTTCTGCCAATGCGCCGGGACTTTCATCTGCCGGTGGAGCAGGTAAATATGTAATGGATGTAACTACGGTGCAGGCTCGTGAGGTTACCATTAACGTAAGTGGTAAACTTCCTGGAGGGGAAAACGTTTCAGACAGTAAGACCTTTAGGATCAAAGATATTCCAAGGCCGGTTGGTACGGTTCGTGGAGAGGATGGTGCAGTAAGAATGCAGCGTAACGCTTTAGAAATATCTACGGTTGGTGCTTCTCTTCCAGACTTTGACTTTGAACTTGGATTGAGGGTTACAGGATTTAAATTCCAGGTTTCCGGGCAGCCTACCGTTCAGGTAAGGGGTAGCCAACTGGATGCAGCCGCAAAAGCTGCTTTGAGAAGAGCAGGTAGAGGAGAGACAGTTCAAATATTTGATATAGAAGCATCTCTTACAGGAAATACAAGTTATATGCTTAAAAAAGTGTCGCCTGTATTTGTTGAGTTAACAAATTAA
- a CDS encoding formimidoylglutamase, whose amino-acid sequence MDFEYLSPVDDDLVQEISSINPQTLAGMVKFHTSTGGVPDLEDVKMALVGVKENRLAEEGEDEFLNFSSVRRCFYGLFPGNWHLNLADLGDIEKGETVEDTYFALQTLVGELLKQGVIPIILGGSQDLIYAQYRGYDRREQMVNLVNIDSRFDLGDAENPISNHSYVSKIIVNKPYNLFNYSNLGYQTYFNSQDEIELMERLFFDAYRLGEVTANVKTVEPVMRDANLVGLDLGSINAAAIGGNYQISPNGFDGKQICALARYAGISDKVSSFGIYEYAANYPVAGNMLIAQMIWYFIEGVNYRTNENTISAKNEFIKYQVPIDDEILVFFKSPVSGRWWIEIPFISNSNTKLKRHTLLPCNHEDYLEACNQVIPERWYKTKRKNEL is encoded by the coding sequence ATGGACTTTGAATATTTAAGCCCTGTAGATGACGATTTGGTCCAGGAGATCTCATCTATAAACCCCCAAACCCTGGCAGGCATGGTTAAATTTCATACCTCCACCGGTGGGGTGCCAGACCTTGAAGATGTCAAAATGGCCCTGGTAGGGGTGAAGGAAAACCGCCTTGCAGAAGAAGGAGAGGATGAGTTTTTAAATTTTTCCAGTGTGAGAAGATGTTTCTATGGGCTTTTTCCCGGGAACTGGCATTTAAATCTCGCAGACCTGGGGGATATCGAAAAAGGAGAAACCGTAGAGGATACTTATTTCGCACTTCAAACCCTTGTTGGGGAGCTGCTTAAACAGGGGGTTATACCAATTATCCTGGGCGGCAGCCAGGACCTTATATATGCACAATACAGGGGGTATGACAGGCGGGAGCAAATGGTGAACCTGGTAAATATCGACAGCCGATTTGATCTTGGCGATGCAGAGAATCCTATCTCCAACCACTCGTATGTAAGCAAAATTATTGTTAACAAGCCTTATAATTTGTTCAATTATTCCAATCTTGGCTATCAAACCTATTTTAATTCCCAGGATGAAATAGAGTTGATGGAGCGTTTGTTCTTTGATGCCTACAGGTTGGGAGAGGTCACAGCCAATGTAAAAACCGTGGAACCTGTAATGAGGGATGCCAATTTGGTGGGGCTGGACCTGGGGTCGATCAATGCAGCAGCCATAGGGGGGAATTATCAAATCTCGCCCAATGGATTTGACGGGAAGCAAATTTGTGCCCTGGCACGTTATGCCGGGATTAGTGATAAAGTGAGTTCCTTTGGAATATATGAGTATGCTGCCAATTATCCTGTAGCAGGTAATATGCTAATAGCCCAGATGATATGGTATTTTATAGAAGGTGTAAATTATCGCACGAATGAAAATACTATTTCTGCAAAAAATGAGTTTATAAAATATCAGGTACCTATAGATGATGAGATCCTGGTCTTTTTTAAAAGTCCGGTGAGTGGGAGGTGGTGGATTGAAATACCATTTATTTCAAATTCCAATACTAAATTGAAGCGGCATACGTTATTACCTTGCAACCATGAAGATTATCTGGAGGCATGTAACCAGGTAATTCCAGAGCGTTGGTACAAGACCAAGAGAAAAAATGAACTTTAA
- the porL gene encoding type IX secretion system motor protein PorL/GldL has translation MAKSQNRVKIMNMVYGLGAAVVILGALFKIMHWNFGNEMLIIGLITEAIVFAISAFEPVDDELDWSLVYPELAGGPAGQREAAFVENKETEASLSKKLDEMLKEAKIDANLMDSLGNSIRNFEGAAKGIAPTVDAMASQKKYSEELTLAAAQMETLNNLYKVQVESSSRQAEINQEVAENAGKLKEQMGSLAANLSSLNGVYGGMLTAMNVNGRS, from the coding sequence ATGGCAAAGTCACAGAATCGAGTTAAAATAATGAATATGGTGTATGGTCTGGGTGCAGCAGTTGTAATCCTGGGAGCACTTTTTAAGATCATGCACTGGAACTTTGGTAACGAGATGCTTATCATTGGTCTTATTACTGAAGCAATAGTATTCGCAATCTCTGCATTTGAACCGGTAGATGATGAATTGGACTGGTCTCTTGTATATCCTGAACTTGCAGGAGGACCTGCAGGTCAAAGAGAAGCTGCTTTTGTTGAGAATAAGGAGACTGAAGCTTCGTTATCCAAAAAGTTAGATGAAATGCTTAAAGAAGCAAAGATCGATGCTAACCTTATGGACAGCCTTGGAAACAGCATTCGCAATTTTGAAGGAGCTGCCAAAGGTATTGCGCCTACAGTAGATGCTATGGCTTCTCAAAAGAAATACAGTGAAGAACTTACTCTTGCAGCTGCACAAATGGAAACTTTGAACAACTTGTATAAAGTACAGGTGGAGTCTTCTTCAAGGCAGGCAGAGATCAACCAGGAAGTTGCAGAGAATGCAGGTAAGCTTAAGGAGCAAATGGGGTCCCTTGCAGCCAACCTTTCCTCATTGAATGGTGTTTATGGAGGTATGTTAACTGCAATGAACGTTAACGGCAGATCTTAA
- the topA gene encoding type I DNA topoisomerase — protein sequence MAKNLVIVESPAKAKTIEKFLGKDYTVASSFGHIADLPTKELGVDTEGDFQPKYIVNKDKKDVVSKLRKLSKDAEVVWLASDEDREGEAIAWHLAEELKLDKNKTKRIVFHEITKSAILKAIDNPRSINYNLVNAQQARRVLDRLVGYELSPVLWRKVKGGLSAGRVQSVSVRLIVEREREIQDFNAEASFRIDAEFTNEEGKTFKAKLPKNFDTREEAEKFLQQNIGAAFKVADLSTKPAKKSPAPPFTTSTLQQEAARKLYFSVSKTMTMAQRLYEAGHITYMRTDSVNLSEDARKGAQKEILKAYGEKYAKSRQFKGKSKGAQEAHEAIRPTNFASHTVRAERDEERLYELIWKRAIASQMSEAQLERTNVKIEANKHDKHFTANGEVLKFDGFLKVYLEGSDEEEEEQEGMLPALKVNEKLENNYITATERFTRPPYRYTEASLVKKLEELGIGRPSTYAPTISTIQNRNYIEKGSIEGTERNYVQLRLKDDKLVAKELTETIGSDKGKLVPTAVGMVVNDFLVTHFSNILDYNFTAKVEQSFDDIAEGNEEWTKMMRDFYSDFHPQVLDVAKNAEREVGERILGEDPETGKPVSVRLGKFGPMVQIGSVEDDEKPRFAGLMPDQTLDSITYEEAMDLFKLPKEIGEYEGEPVEVNNGRFGPYVKYGKKFVSLDKGEDPMSVDMDRALELIEAKEKADAPIYVYEGKPVQKGVGRFGPFLKWNDIFINVNKKYDFDNLSDGDIEELIEDKKKKEREKVIHNWEDEGIRVEKARWGRSNILKGKTKIELPKTVDASKLSLDEVKEIIEQKSKKKPAKKKTAAKKTTAAKKKTTSRKTTSKKK from the coding sequence ATGGCAAAGAATTTAGTGATCGTGGAGTCTCCTGCCAAGGCAAAAACCATCGAGAAATTTTTAGGTAAAGACTATACGGTGGCATCCAGCTTTGGGCATATAGCAGATCTTCCTACCAAGGAATTGGGAGTGGATACAGAGGGGGATTTCCAACCTAAATATATAGTGAATAAGGATAAGAAGGATGTGGTGAGCAAGCTAAGGAAACTTTCCAAAGATGCAGAGGTGGTGTGGCTCGCCAGTGATGAGGACCGGGAAGGGGAAGCAATCGCCTGGCACCTGGCAGAGGAGCTTAAACTTGATAAGAATAAGACTAAGCGTATCGTTTTTCACGAGATCACCAAATCGGCCATATTAAAAGCTATCGACAATCCGCGTAGCATAAATTACAATCTGGTAAATGCCCAGCAGGCCAGGCGGGTATTGGACAGGCTTGTAGGTTATGAGCTCTCACCTGTGCTGTGGAGAAAAGTAAAGGGAGGACTTTCAGCCGGTAGGGTGCAGTCTGTTTCTGTGAGACTTATAGTAGAAAGAGAAAGGGAGATCCAGGATTTTAATGCTGAAGCTTCGTTTAGAATAGATGCTGAATTTACCAATGAAGAGGGGAAAACCTTTAAGGCAAAACTTCCGAAGAATTTTGATACCCGGGAGGAGGCTGAAAAATTTCTTCAGCAAAATATAGGAGCTGCATTTAAAGTTGCCGACCTTTCCACTAAACCGGCAAAGAAATCGCCTGCCCCACCATTCACCACTTCCACTTTACAGCAGGAGGCGGCCAGGAAATTATATTTTTCAGTAAGTAAGACTATGACCATGGCCCAGCGTCTATATGAGGCAGGACATATTACTTATATGAGGACAGATAGTGTGAACCTTTCTGAAGATGCCAGAAAAGGAGCCCAGAAGGAAATCCTGAAAGCTTATGGGGAGAAATATGCCAAATCCAGGCAATTTAAAGGTAAATCCAAAGGTGCACAGGAAGCGCACGAGGCTATACGTCCTACCAATTTCGCAAGCCACACCGTAAGGGCAGAGAGGGATGAGGAACGACTTTATGAATTGATCTGGAAACGGGCGATCGCCTCGCAAATGAGTGAAGCGCAGCTGGAGCGTACCAACGTAAAGATAGAAGCCAATAAACATGATAAACATTTCACCGCAAACGGGGAGGTGTTGAAATTTGACGGATTCCTTAAAGTATATCTCGAAGGAAGTGATGAGGAAGAAGAAGAGCAGGAAGGAATGTTACCGGCTTTAAAGGTCAACGAAAAACTGGAGAACAATTATATTACCGCTACAGAGCGGTTTACCAGGCCTCCATATCGTTATACAGAGGCATCCCTGGTTAAAAAACTCGAAGAGCTTGGAATAGGAAGGCCTTCTACATATGCCCCAACTATCTCTACAATTCAAAACCGTAACTACATAGAAAAAGGATCCATAGAAGGAACCGAGCGAAATTACGTGCAGCTGAGGCTTAAGGACGATAAGCTGGTAGCAAAGGAACTTACTGAAACTATTGGCAGCGACAAAGGAAAACTTGTTCCTACTGCTGTGGGAATGGTGGTAAATGATTTCCTTGTAACACATTTCTCTAATATCCTTGATTATAATTTCACGGCGAAAGTGGAACAGAGCTTTGACGATATTGCTGAAGGAAATGAGGAGTGGACAAAAATGATGCGCGATTTTTATTCAGATTTCCACCCCCAGGTATTGGATGTCGCAAAAAATGCTGAAAGGGAAGTAGGGGAGCGTATATTGGGTGAAGACCCTGAAACCGGGAAGCCTGTGAGTGTAAGGTTGGGCAAATTTGGGCCAATGGTGCAAATTGGCTCTGTTGAAGATGATGAAAAACCGCGTTTTGCAGGATTAATGCCAGACCAAACTTTGGATAGCATTACGTACGAGGAAGCGATGGACTTGTTTAAGCTTCCAAAGGAAATAGGGGAATACGAAGGGGAGCCTGTGGAGGTGAATAATGGAAGGTTTGGCCCTTATGTGAAATACGGAAAAAAATTCGTTTCTCTTGACAAAGGGGAAGACCCAATGAGCGTAGATATGGACCGTGCCCTGGAACTTATAGAAGCTAAGGAAAAGGCAGATGCTCCTATTTATGTGTATGAAGGCAAGCCTGTTCAAAAAGGTGTGGGAAGATTTGGTCCTTTCCTTAAATGGAATGACATCTTTATAAATGTGAATAAGAAATACGACTTCGATAACCTGAGTGATGGCGATATTGAGGAGTTGATAGAGGATAAGAAGAAAAAGGAGCGTGAAAAGGTAATCCACAACTGGGAAGATGAAGGGATAAGAGTTGAAAAGGCGCGCTGGGGCAGGTCTAATATTTTAAAGGGAAAAACCAAGATAGAACTGCCAAAGACTGTAGATGCCTCAAAACTTTCGCTTGATGAGGTAAAAGAGATCATCGAGCAAAAATCCAAGAAGAAGCCTGCAAAGAAAAAAACGGCAGCTAAAAAAACCACGGCCGCAAAGAAAAAAACAACTTCAAGAAAAACTACCTCAAAAAAGAAGTAA
- the porK gene encoding T9SS ring complex lipoprotein PorK/GldK, whose protein sequence is MKKIISLIAVLTVLASCSRGDRGQLVGAQGKKWNPEKPYGMTLIPGGAFIMGKADDDIADMKNAPPKTVTVRTFYMDETEITNSEYRQFTNWVRDSIVRMKLAIEADFEGATPGDGGIGEFAFLDSDPESMSVYERYMYDNYTQFSEDYQGRKLNKDVDIIWDTRDYPDEAYARVMDTMYIPLDESYNGQRTIDVKHLRFKYKWMDIQAAARSGAQRRSDFIKTEEVAVYPDTAVWIKDFNYSYNEPMHNDYFWHTAFDDYPVVGVSWKQAKAFTQWRTLYHNAYRRSRGNHDVPTYRLPTEAEWEYAARGGLESATYPWGGPYTKNDRGCFMANFKPLRGDYAADQALYTVEAKSYEPNDYNLYNMAGNVSEWVHSSYDPASYEYMSSMNPTVNNEEDPRKVVRGGSWKDVAYFLQVSTRDYEYSDTARSYIGFRTVQDYLGTDVTLNQPAR, encoded by the coding sequence ATGAAGAAAATTATTTCGCTTATTGCTGTTCTTACAGTCCTTGCAAGTTGTAGCCGGGGCGACAGGGGGCAACTTGTAGGCGCGCAAGGAAAAAAGTGGAATCCGGAGAAACCATATGGAATGACATTAATTCCCGGGGGAGCTTTTATAATGGGGAAGGCAGATGATGATATCGCCGATATGAAGAATGCCCCGCCAAAGACTGTGACTGTGCGCACCTTCTATATGGATGAGACCGAAATAACAAATTCGGAATACCGGCAGTTTACCAACTGGGTACGGGATTCGATCGTGAGAATGAAACTGGCGATCGAGGCAGATTTCGAGGGAGCAACCCCGGGAGATGGTGGAATAGGTGAGTTTGCATTCCTGGACTCAGATCCTGAAAGCATGAGCGTTTATGAGAGATATATGTATGATAACTATACACAATTCTCTGAGGATTACCAGGGCAGGAAATTAAATAAGGATGTTGATATCATCTGGGATACCAGGGATTATCCCGATGAAGCATATGCAAGAGTGATGGACACCATGTACATTCCGCTGGATGAATCTTACAACGGGCAACGTACTATTGATGTGAAGCATCTTAGGTTTAAATATAAGTGGATGGATATCCAGGCAGCCGCAAGAAGCGGTGCGCAAAGAAGAAGTGATTTTATAAAAACTGAAGAAGTAGCTGTGTATCCAGATACAGCAGTTTGGATCAAGGATTTTAATTATTCCTATAACGAACCAATGCATAATGATTATTTCTGGCATACTGCTTTTGATGATTATCCTGTTGTGGGTGTGTCCTGGAAACAGGCAAAGGCTTTTACGCAATGGAGAACCCTTTATCACAATGCTTACAGAAGAAGCAGGGGTAACCACGATGTGCCTACCTACAGGTTGCCAACAGAGGCCGAGTGGGAATATGCCGCAAGAGGCGGGCTGGAATCTGCAACTTATCCATGGGGTGGGCCTTATACCAAGAATGATCGTGGATGTTTTATGGCCAACTTTAAACCATTAAGAGGTGATTACGCGGCAGATCAGGCTCTTTATACTGTAGAAGCCAAGTCATATGAGCCAAATGATTATAATTTGTACAATATGGCAGGAAACGTATCAGAGTGGGTACATTCATCTTACGATCCTGCGTCATATGAATATATGTCTTCAATGAACCCTACGGTAAATAATGAAGAAGATCCTCGTAAGGTTGTACGTGGAGGTTCCTGGAAGGACGTGGCATACTTCCTGCAGGTGAGCACCAGGGATTATGAATATTCAGATACTGCAAGGAGTTATATAGGTTTCAGGACTGTTCAGGATTATCTTGGTACAGATGTTACTTTGAACCAACCTGCAAGATAA
- a CDS encoding LVIVD repeat-containing protein, producing the protein MKRLILAGIMAFFLSSCDNDDVQQETMQVAVPVKMTIEDFRASVKIMEPVEVQESGKIYTYDNYIFINDLNKGVLVLDNSGYNPVKKKFLSIPANTDIAIKDNILFANSGRDLVTFDISDLENIKQLERLEDVFENHHPAIPMDAEGVDYAGFDHATEIIVGYTLETREKEIVGEIGWWRGNQFANSAEAANVGTGGSMARFNIGGNYLYTVGTNTLEVFDISALTNPVKLNTQYVGWQIETIFNKEGYLYLGSAVGMYIYGLEDPSSPQFMSSIQHVMGCDPVVVENDIAYVTIRGGNECGQNENQLEVIDVSNKQAPKLLKIYQMDGPYGLGIKDDRLFVCDGTSGLKIYDAAHSPELVLTDHFQDVNAYDVIPGESVLMMIGENKLRQYSYKTNEITLISTFDLN; encoded by the coding sequence ATGAAAAGATTAATTCTGGCAGGTATAATGGCTTTTTTTCTTAGCTCCTGCGATAATGACGATGTACAACAGGAAACAATGCAGGTCGCTGTACCGGTAAAGATGACGATTGAAGATTTCAGGGCTTCGGTAAAGATCATGGAACCGGTGGAAGTGCAGGAATCTGGAAAGATTTACACTTATGACAATTACATTTTTATAAATGACCTAAATAAAGGAGTGTTGGTACTGGATAACTCCGGGTACAATCCTGTTAAGAAAAAATTCCTTAGCATTCCGGCCAATACAGATATTGCTATAAAAGACAACATTTTATTTGCAAACTCGGGTAGGGACCTGGTTACTTTTGATATTAGTGATCTTGAGAATATAAAACAACTGGAGCGACTGGAGGATGTTTTCGAAAATCACCATCCCGCAATCCCTATGGATGCAGAGGGAGTTGACTATGCAGGTTTTGATCATGCAACCGAGATCATTGTGGGATATACCCTTGAGACAAGGGAGAAAGAAATCGTGGGAGAGATTGGCTGGTGGCGTGGCAATCAATTTGCCAATTCGGCTGAAGCTGCGAATGTTGGGACCGGTGGATCCATGGCCCGCTTCAATATTGGAGGAAATTATCTCTATACGGTAGGAACTAATACTCTGGAGGTTTTTGATATAAGTGCCCTCACCAATCCGGTGAAACTTAATACCCAATATGTGGGCTGGCAAATCGAAACCATTTTTAATAAGGAAGGATATCTATACCTGGGTAGTGCTGTGGGAATGTATATCTATGGCCTTGAAGACCCTTCCTCACCTCAGTTTATGTCCAGTATACAGCACGTGATGGGATGTGACCCTGTGGTAGTGGAGAATGACATCGCTTATGTTACCATACGCGGCGGTAATGAATGCGGGCAAAATGAAAACCAGCTGGAGGTGATCGATGTTTCAAATAAACAGGCGCCAAAGCTGCTCAAGATCTATCAAATGGATGGGCCATACGGCCTGGGAATTAAAGATGACAGGCTGTTTGTATGCGACGGTACTTCAGGTTTGAAGATCTATGACGCTGCGCATTCACCCGAGCTGGTGCTTACAGATCATTTTCAGGATGTGAATGCCTATGATGTGATCCCGGGAGAAAGTGTTTTGATGATGATTGGGGAGAACAAATTAAGGCAATACAGTTATAAGACAAATGAGATCACTTTAATAAGCACCTTTGATCTTAATTAA